GAATTATCAAAATGTTCACTGTTACAGTAACTGATGGAAATATTGCCTTCTCAAAATGTAGAAGATATTCTTATTCAACTTGCATGCAAATCAAAtgcagattttttggggggtcaaaTTGGTATGAAGACATTGAAATCAATAAAAGGGAACAAAATAAATTGCTACGCTTCCAACTAACATTAGTTACTATAGGTTAGACACCTTATGTTACCCCCAGAATAAGAATAATGTTTTAATGTTTTAACTGTACCTTAGACCTACAGTGATAATTAAGATATTATTAGTGATAGTTAGTATTTTTCAAATTAACTGACTTCACCAGAAGTACAGTAGAAAGATCAGCCAGGTGTATCTTCTCATAGACAAGGAAACAACAGAGGAATCATTCAAAGTTATCTTTCAGTGGACCATTTTGAAGAGGTCTGGTGGTTTCATGAGATTTGGGAGGTGCACAGGCAGAGGGCAGGACACCAGGCGTACACCAAAGGATTGGTGCACCCGGCCTGTTTTTTCATGGCGTCACAGTTGGAATACTTGTTTATGTAAGGACAGGGATTGGCTGAAATGACACATGAGAATAAACATTGGCAGTCAATTCATTGTATGTTGACAGTTTATATTTGGTGATTATTGTACATTGAACCGTGTGAACATGTTTTTAAAAGGCATCACTAACATTGCTGAGTCATATTGGTAAGATTTTAGACGGCATGCATGTGTTTTCATCCCGTCTGATACTTACTGCAAAGCTTATTTTCGCAGGAGTTGGGGCAGTCAGCACATGTAGCTCCTTCCTTGTATGGAGCCACTCCTTTGTAGTTTCCCCTGTTAACCAAAGTATTGAAATGATTGCTGGATGATGCCTACCTTCCACTACCAGTTATAGCAAATAGGGTGAAATTGTACACAGGTGTTAGGTGCATTTTGGGTGTGATTGGCGCAACATACGCTCTGTAGTATTGGCATCCATAGAAGTAGACTGAACCAGGACACAGGGCCACACCACAGCCAACCTTGTATGAACTGTTCCAAACCACCTATATGAAAGGAAATGCAGTTTAGTGTTATCAGAGTTTCATTGGCAAATAACCATGATGACACTTGTCGGTAACTACACACCTCTCTGACTACCATACAGCAtagcaaatcaaatcacattttcttGGTCGCATAAAcatatttagcaggtgttattgcaggtgtagcacaATGGTCcataacaatatacagtatacaaaATGTTAAGAacgaagaacacctgctctttccatgacagactgaccaggtgaatccagctgaaagctatgatcccttattgatgtcacttgttaaatccacttcaatcagtgtagatgaaggggaggagacggattaaagaaagatttttaagcctcgagacaatttagacatggattgtgtatgtgtgccattcagagggtgaatgggcaagacaaacgatttaagtgtctttgaacggggtatggtagtaggtgccaggcgcaccggtttgtggtggtgcaactcaatattaggaaggtgttcctaatgtttggtatactcagtgtatgtacaaTACAATGACTGAAATTGCTACCAAAAGAAATGTCAATAAGTTAGTAATCTATTTTGTAAGTATACTCCTTTGGTGTCAACAGATATATGCGATTAAATATCCCTGAAAATATACGTGACAGAATATAAACTGTAGTTTTGGTGTGTGTTTCCTATCTGACCCTAATTAGTGGTGGACAtgtcaaatgtataaaaaatacccCATAGTCCATTGCGGGTCCTTTTGTACCTAAAGGTCCAGTGTTATGACTGTATAGTGTTGTTGCTGTGCACTCTGTTTTGGGTGTGGTCAAATCGGTTCACAAGGTATGTTTATTTCTCTATCTGTGTTTGTTTATTCAAATTTGACAGCACATGTATTACTTTGAAAGTTATGGTGCAGTTGTCTTTGATGTGTTTGGAGAGATGTTCATGGGGGTCCAAGCAGTATATTGACTGTTTAAGTAAATCCATTTTGTATTT
The sequence above is drawn from the Salmo salar chromosome ssa05, Ssal_v3.1, whole genome shotgun sequence genome and encodes:
- the LOC106605273 gene encoding cysteine-rich venom protein ophanin isoform X2, with amino-acid sequence MLKMNWSEEAAASAQAWVDTCSMDHGPPSSRMLGDYEMGENLFMSSAFRNWTAVVTAWNSEVKDYSYPNGSINGKPIGHYTQVVWNSSYKVGCGVALCPGSVYFYGCQYYRAGNYKGVAPYKEGATCADCPNSCENKLCTNPCPYINKYSNCDAMKKQAGCTNPLVYAWCPALCLCTSQIS